Proteins encoded by one window of Blautia luti:
- a CDS encoding ABC transporter ATP-binding protein translates to MYGTLKKIFAFAGSKKGLLKKSLLFAFLSGLFSAMQFAALFVVIGALVSDNRDGSIVWISLGIMAVSLIGRIITTYFSTMEQTETGYCMVAEKRIHIGDRLRYIPMGYFNKNSIGNITAIVTTTLGDVENLAARVLVSVLGGFFNSVALVIVLLIFDWRIGLVAAVGVLLYLAAAELALRKSATLSSVRQHTQESLVESVLEYIQGMGIVKAFGLERDSTQSIGNAIQASCRDNLKLTKASVPYDAIKQVVVRVFSVLLLLASIWFWLDGSLPLAYGLILVIASFMVFNDLENAGNMASLLQMLAASMNTANSIDDMPVMDEKGADITPKSSEIVFDKVDFSYTDRKILDQVSFTIPEKTTTAIVGPSGAGKTTMCNLIARFWDVNAGKITIGGTDIRDFKLDSLMKNISMVFQSVYLFADTIENNIKFGCPDATHEQVVEAAKKACCHDFISALPEGYDTVIGEGSGTLSGGEKQRISIARAMLKNAPIIILDEATSSVDPENEDELQRAIEALTHDKTIIMIAHRLKTVRNADQIIVLDNAHIVQRGTHAELIRQKGLYADFVSARQEAIGWKLVQ, encoded by the coding sequence ATGTATGGAACATTGAAAAAAATCTTTGCTTTTGCAGGCAGCAAAAAGGGGCTTTTGAAAAAATCCCTGTTGTTTGCATTTCTGTCCGGGCTGTTTTCAGCCATGCAGTTTGCCGCCCTCTTTGTAGTGATTGGTGCGCTGGTATCTGACAACCGGGACGGAAGTATTGTCTGGATCTCGTTGGGAATTATGGCGGTATCCCTCATCGGGCGTATCATCACGACCTACTTTTCCACGATGGAGCAAACGGAAACCGGCTATTGCATGGTAGCGGAAAAGCGTATCCACATCGGAGATCGGCTGCGCTATATCCCGATGGGCTACTTCAACAAGAATAGTATCGGGAACATTACCGCCATTGTCACAACGACTTTGGGCGATGTAGAGAACTTGGCGGCTCGTGTCCTGGTGTCTGTACTGGGCGGATTTTTCAACTCGGTGGCTCTTGTCATTGTCCTGCTGATATTCGACTGGCGGATCGGGCTTGTGGCTGCTGTCGGTGTCCTGCTTTATCTTGCGGCGGCGGAACTGGCCCTCCGCAAGTCTGCGACCCTAAGCTCGGTGCGCCAGCACACGCAGGAGTCCCTTGTGGAGTCCGTGTTGGAGTACATTCAGGGCATGGGGATTGTAAAGGCATTTGGGCTAGAACGGGATAGCACTCAATCCATTGGAAACGCTATTCAGGCAAGCTGCAGGGATAACCTGAAACTGACAAAAGCCAGCGTTCCCTATGACGCTATCAAGCAAGTGGTTGTCCGGGTGTTCAGCGTCTTGCTGCTTTTGGCCTCAATCTGGTTCTGGCTGGATGGCTCTCTGCCGCTAGCCTACGGCCTGATTTTGGTAATCGCTTCTTTCATGGTGTTCAACGATTTGGAGAACGCCGGGAACATGGCTTCTCTGCTTCAAATGCTGGCGGCCTCGATGAATACGGCAAACTCCATTGATGACATGCCGGTGATGGACGAGAAAGGCGCTGACATTACGCCGAAGTCCAGTGAGATCGTGTTTGACAAGGTGGACTTTTCCTACACAGACCGCAAGATACTGGATCAGGTCAGCTTTACCATTCCCGAAAAAACGACTACAGCTATTGTCGGACCTTCTGGGGCAGGAAAGACAACGATGTGTAACCTGATTGCCCGTTTTTGGGATGTGAACGCCGGGAAGATTACCATAGGTGGTACGGATATACGGGATTTCAAGCTGGACAGCCTGATGAAGAATATCTCGATGGTGTTTCAGAGCGTGTACCTATTTGCAGATACGATTGAGAACAATATCAAGTTTGGCTGCCCGGACGCCACTCATGAGCAGGTGGTTGAGGCGGCGAAAAAGGCTTGCTGCCATGACTTTATCTCCGCTCTGCCGGAGGGCTATGATACTGTGATTGGCGAGGGCAGCGGCACTTTGTCCGGCGGCGAGAAACAGCGTATTTCCATCGCCCGCGCCATGCTGAAAAATGCACCCATCATCATTTTGGACGAGGCAACAAGCAGTGTTGACCCGGAGAACGAGGATGAATTGCAGCGGGCTATTGAGGCGTTGACCCACGACAAGACCATCATCATGATTGCCCACCGGCTGAAAACTGTTCGGAACGCCGACCAGATCATTGTGCTGGACAACGCTCACATTGTCCAGCGCGGCACTCATGCAGAGCTGATCCGGCAGAAGGGCCTATATGCCGACTTTGTATCGGCCAGACAGGAGGCCATCGGCTGGAAACTGGTTCAGTGA
- a CDS encoding energy-coupling factor transporter transmembrane component T, giving the protein MSRELLASQKNNSGILLDPRTKLAVLITIAVFILGGSYESIMQYYIIVLAAIPLLLLSVARKWKGAVLYILIFGGSLCLEMFGLSRLAGVANYIAVAIVGILLRFTPSVVMGYFVVTTTTVSEFVAAMERLHLPQQITIPMSVMFRFFPTVAEEGSAIGDAMRMRGVRFGGGKVGAILEYRIVPMMICSVKIGEELSQAALTRGLGGPVKRTNICKLGFHVQDVVFLLICLGAFAAQIYVLAARG; this is encoded by the coding sequence ATGAGCCGCGAACTTCTTGCAAGTCAAAAAAACAATAGTGGAATTTTATTAGACCCCCGGACAAAACTGGCGGTACTGATTACCATAGCTGTCTTTATTTTAGGCGGTTCGTATGAAAGTATCATGCAGTATTACATCATCGTGTTGGCGGCGATCCCGCTGTTACTTTTGTCAGTGGCCAGAAAATGGAAAGGCGCTGTTCTCTATATCCTGATTTTTGGAGGCAGTCTGTGCCTGGAAATGTTCGGTCTGTCACGACTGGCTGGCGTAGCAAACTACATTGCAGTAGCCATTGTTGGCATTCTGCTGAGGTTCACCCCCAGCGTGGTCATGGGATATTTCGTGGTAACGACAACCACGGTCAGCGAATTTGTTGCGGCGATGGAACGGCTCCACTTGCCGCAGCAGATCACCATTCCTATGTCTGTGATGTTTCGCTTCTTTCCCACGGTTGCGGAAGAAGGGAGCGCTATTGGGGACGCCATGCGGATGCGTGGCGTCCGCTTTGGGGGTGGAAAAGTCGGTGCGATTTTAGAGTATCGGATTGTCCCCATGATGATCTGCTCCGTCAAAATCGGAGAGGAACTGTCCCAGGCAGCCCTTACGCGGGGATTGGGAGGCCCGGTAAAACGGACGAATATCTGTAAGCTGGGTTTTCATGTGCAGGATGTTGTTTTCCTGCTGATCTGTCTAGGAGCATTTGCAGCGCAAATCTATGTGCTTGCCGCAAGGGGGTGA
- a CDS encoding ABC transporter ATP-binding protein, producing MIKCQDVSFSYPASTLPDSERQAGAALKHISCTIEDGSFVLLCGTSGCGKTTMTRLFNGLIPHYHEGTYTGSVYLDGKDTRDLSLFDISLKVGSVFQNPRSQFFNVDTTSELAFGPENHGIEEDLVRDRVKRVAAQLKLEPLLDRSIFSLSGGEKQKIACGSAAAIDPDIYVLDEPSSNLDAYAIADFRQLLFTLKSQGKTIIISEHRLYYLSGLFDRVLYLKDGEIEGDYTAEEFCGLSARLRDDMGLRPLDLAGLSEVEGTPQRMNEAVWTIKNVSFAYKHEPETLHITETSFPSGSATAIIGHNGAGKSTFARCLCGLEKHFKGTVQDQSKNYSRKERLKLCYMVMQDVNHQLFTESVLDEILLSMRTKNKQRAREILKEMDLLSFEDCHPMGLSGGEKQRVAVASAIASERPLILFDEPTSGLDLFHMRQVANVVNQVANAGRTALVVTHDPEFILRCCNYVLHLENGQIQESYSIEDSNGRKRLLKFFLSDMKKEVSTE from the coding sequence ATGATTAAATGTCAAGATGTGTCCTTTTCTTATCCTGCCAGTACCCTTCCCGACAGTGAGAGGCAGGCCGGTGCCGCTTTGAAACATATTTCCTGCACTATTGAGGACGGTTCTTTTGTCCTGCTCTGCGGGACTTCCGGCTGTGGGAAAACAACCATGACCCGGTTGTTTAACGGCTTGATCCCCCATTATCATGAGGGGACTTATACCGGCTCCGTCTATCTGGATGGAAAGGATACCCGTGACCTGTCACTGTTTGATATTTCTCTGAAAGTCGGTTCTGTATTTCAAAATCCGCGTTCTCAGTTTTTCAATGTGGACACGACCAGCGAACTGGCTTTCGGCCCAGAGAATCACGGCATAGAGGAAGATCTTGTGCGTGACCGTGTAAAGCGTGTAGCTGCACAGCTAAAGTTGGAGCCGCTGCTTGATAGAAGTATTTTTTCTTTGTCCGGCGGTGAAAAGCAAAAAATCGCCTGCGGATCGGCAGCGGCGATTGACCCGGATATTTATGTGCTTGATGAGCCATCATCCAACCTTGACGCATACGCTATCGCTGATTTCCGACAGCTACTCTTTACTTTGAAATCGCAGGGAAAGACCATCATCATCTCTGAACATCGGCTGTATTATCTGTCCGGCCTCTTTGACCGTGTCTTGTACCTAAAAGATGGAGAAATCGAAGGTGATTATACAGCAGAGGAATTTTGCGGCTTGTCGGCAAGACTGCGCGATGATATGGGATTGCGCCCTCTTGATCTTGCGGGGCTTTCAGAAGTTGAAGGCACGCCGCAGAGAATGAATGAGGCGGTTTGGACGATAAAGAATGTGTCCTTTGCCTATAAGCATGAGCCGGAAACCTTGCATATAACGGAAACCTCTTTCCCATCCGGCAGCGCCACGGCCATCATCGGACATAATGGTGCGGGAAAATCCACCTTTGCCCGGTGCCTCTGCGGGTTGGAAAAGCACTTCAAAGGAACGGTGCAGGATCAGAGCAAGAACTATTCCAGAAAAGAACGATTGAAACTCTGTTATATGGTCATGCAGGATGTAAACCACCAGCTCTTTACCGAAAGTGTTCTGGATGAAATTCTGCTCAGTATGAGAACCAAGAATAAGCAAAGGGCAAGAGAAATCTTAAAGGAGATGGACTTGCTTTCCTTTGAGGACTGCCACCCGATGGGACTGTCCGGCGGTGAAAAGCAGCGCGTGGCGGTTGCCTCTGCGATTGCTTCGGAACGCCCTCTGATTTTATTTGATGAACCGACCAGCGGCCTTGACCTGTTTCACATGAGGCAGGTTGCCAATGTTGTCAATCAGGTGGCAAATGCCGGAAGAACCGCGCTTGTGGTAACGCATGACCCGGAATTTATTCTACGCTGCTGCAATTATGTCCTTCACTTAGAAAACGGGCAAATTCAGGAAAGCTATTCCATAGAGGACAGCAATGGCCGAAAACGCCTGCTAAAGTTTTTCCTGAGTGATATGAAGAAGGAGGTGTCCACAGAATGA
- a CDS encoding response regulator transcription factor, which translates to MEQLLIVEDDIGLNQGLCKALKVDDRKIISCKDLKTAKEQLLCGGVSLILLDINLPDGSGLELLREVKETTPGIPVILLTANDTDLDIVDGLERGADDYITKPFSLSVLRARVNTQLRKQTSSHKNAPIHIDLFHFDFEAMTFYVGDSKVELSKTEQKLLRMLVENRGRTMTRGDLVDRIWTDGAEYVDENALSVTIKRLRDKLGAQKYIKTVYGIGYSWVIKDE; encoded by the coding sequence ATGGAGCAATTATTGATTGTTGAAGATGATATTGGTTTGAATCAAGGTTTATGCAAAGCACTGAAAGTAGATGATCGGAAAATCATTTCCTGCAAAGACCTGAAAACGGCGAAGGAGCAGCTGCTTTGCGGCGGTGTATCCCTGATCCTGTTAGATATCAATCTGCCGGATGGCAGTGGGCTTGAATTGCTACGGGAGGTCAAGGAAACCACACCCGGGATTCCTGTTATTCTGCTGACTGCCAATGATACCGATCTGGACATCGTGGACGGACTGGAGAGGGGCGCTGATGATTACATTACCAAGCCCTTTTCTCTTTCGGTTTTGCGGGCAAGGGTGAATACCCAACTGCGAAAGCAAACATCAAGCCATAAAAATGCACCGATCCATATTGATCTATTTCACTTTGATTTTGAAGCAATGACCTTTTATGTGGGAGATTCAAAAGTGGAATTAAGTAAAACAGAGCAAAAATTACTGCGTATGCTTGTTGAAAACCGCGGTCGAACCATGACCCGTGGAGACCTTGTAGACCGGATCTGGACAGATGGTGCAGAATATGTGGATGAAAATGCTTTGTCTGTTACGATCAAGCGTCTGAGGGATAAACTTGGGGCACAAAAATACATTAAAACCGTCTATGGAATTGGTTATAGCTGGGTGATAAAAGATGAATAA
- a CDS encoding DUF2007 domain-containing protein has translation MLKQSEIEAFSQEAGANVAMHGAPGFGIYGVNIFVKTDDAEKAVQLIKEINNQENEEIF, from the coding sequence ATGTTAAAGCAAAGTGAAATAGAAGCTTTTTCCCAGGAAGCAGGTGCGAATGTTGCAATGCATGGAGCACCTGGATTTGGAATATATGGTGTGAATATATTCGTGAAAACCGATGATGCAGAGAAAGCAGTACAGCTGATCAAGGAGATTAATAACCAAGAGAATGAAGAAATTTTTTGA
- a CDS encoding ABC transporter ATP-binding protein, translating into MKEEKKESPIGVLWGWGKLYHGKFIGSIILAVLGVACQMVPYFCVAHIVTMMLSGEQNFSRYVTAGIIALCGYFGKVLFSSLSTTISHTATYYTLRDLRENITAKLARIPMGTILDTPSGQYKTTIVDRVEGMESTLAHLLPEMTANVLVPLVIVVYLFVMDWRMALLSLVTLVVGLAVMSAGMKNYPVKWEGAVKAGKLMANAIVEYIGGIEVVKAFSQSAGSYKKYSDAVNYNANYYVDWMRENQKTMSAYNAILPSVLICVLPCGFAFWLSGSLELSTFLSIVIFSLGLIGPIIAAFTFTDDLAVLGTNVEEISQLLNAEELNHKDTPVNLEDTGIYLRSVSFSYDGTTEVLHDVNLAIRPGTITALVGPSGSGKSTVAKLIAGYWDVTSGSITLGGHELKDIPLSEISDQISYVSQDNYLFNRSIRENVRMGKPSATDAEVEQAAKQSGCDAFIRKLDKGYDTIVGSAGSHLSGGERQRIAIARAMLKNAPVVILDEATAYIDPENEALVQKAISALTVGKTLIVIAHRLSTIVGADNIVVVKDGTVHAQGTHEKLLETCPLYRDMWQAHIGAKDQM; encoded by the coding sequence ATGAAGGAGGAAAAGAAAGAGTCGCCCATAGGCGTCTTATGGGGATGGGGCAAACTTTATCATGGAAAATTCATCGGCAGTATTATCCTTGCAGTATTAGGCGTGGCCTGCCAGATGGTGCCCTATTTCTGCGTGGCGCATATTGTCACAATGATGTTGTCTGGGGAACAGAATTTTTCCCGCTATGTGACCGCTGGCATTATTGCATTGTGCGGCTACTTTGGGAAAGTGCTGTTTTCCAGTCTTTCTACAACGATTTCCCACACGGCGACCTATTACACGCTGCGCGATCTGCGAGAGAATATCACCGCAAAGCTGGCCCGCATCCCGATGGGGACGATTTTAGATACTCCGTCCGGCCAGTACAAAACGACGATTGTTGACCGGGTTGAAGGCATGGAATCGACCTTAGCACACCTGCTCCCGGAAATGACCGCAAATGTTCTGGTGCCTTTGGTGATTGTCGTATATCTGTTCGTTATGGACTGGCGCATGGCGCTCCTATCCCTTGTTACGCTGGTGGTGGGCCTTGCTGTCATGTCTGCCGGTATGAAGAATTATCCCGTCAAATGGGAGGGCGCGGTTAAAGCGGGAAAGCTGATGGCAAACGCCATTGTAGAGTACATCGGCGGAATTGAGGTGGTAAAGGCGTTCAGCCAGTCCGCCGGTTCCTACAAAAAATATTCTGACGCGGTGAATTATAATGCCAACTACTATGTGGACTGGATGCGGGAAAACCAGAAAACCATGAGCGCCTACAACGCCATCCTGCCCTCAGTGCTGATCTGCGTGCTGCCCTGCGGTTTTGCATTTTGGCTCTCCGGCAGCCTGGAACTTTCCACCTTCCTGTCCATTGTGATTTTCTCGCTGGGGCTGATCGGGCCGATTATCGCGGCCTTTACCTTTACGGACGATTTGGCCGTACTGGGGACAAATGTGGAAGAAATCAGCCAGCTTCTGAACGCCGAAGAACTGAACCATAAGGACACGCCGGTCAATCTGGAAGATACCGGCATTTATCTTAGGTCTGTGTCGTTTTCCTATGACGGGACAACGGAGGTTTTGCATGATGTGAACCTTGCCATCCGGCCCGGAACCATAACGGCCCTTGTAGGGCCGTCCGGCTCTGGCAAGTCCACGGTGGCGAAGCTGATTGCCGGGTATTGGGATGTTACATCCGGCAGCATTACCCTCGGCGGCCATGAGCTGAAGGATATACCGCTGTCCGAAATTTCAGACCAGATTTCCTATGTATCCCAGGATAACTATCTTTTTAACCGCAGTATCAGGGAAAACGTCCGTATGGGAAAGCCCAGCGCCACAGACGCGGAGGTAGAACAGGCCGCCAAACAAAGTGGCTGCGACGCCTTTATCCGCAAGCTGGACAAAGGCTATGATACGATTGTCGGCAGCGCCGGTTCCCACCTTTCCGGCGGGGAGCGCCAGCGTATTGCCATCGCCCGCGCCATGCTGAAAAATGCGCCGGTTGTTATTTTGGACGAGGCAACAGCCTACATTGATCCCGAAAATGAAGCACTAGTGCAAAAAGCTATTTCCGCTTTGACTGTCGGCAAGACTCTGATTGTGATTGCACATCGGCTGTCTACCATTGTTGGCGCGGACAACATCGTTGTTGTGAAGGATGGAACCGTCCACGCACAGGGCACGCATGAGAAACTGCTGGAAACCTGCCCCCTCTACCGGGATATGTGGCAGGCGCATATCGGCGCGAAAGATCAGATGTAA
- a CDS encoding DUF4209 domain-containing protein, which produces MAEKMAEQIAEILKEPNFQTAEKALTDFCGPMDGEFRNLLVDIIVERWIDTPKDVPFSYARSIWNRKDINREEYQALLEEIRSYPIAPINKAKISDFLWVVENDFSNAKIAETAYCEHLKNTGAFADHIMAINRILFISKKIRSKEINEEVRKNLLIKVLEEYDNSSHAKIGYLIKTAMEEKVDTGYLIPYVENILKTYDDNSCDAPLIGKFCDLLEELYCRKNNWQKKKCITEPKLIAIRRRKIQAVRMEAEYAGASSKGNLMRKIHYLKEVIQLLKTIQGTEEERKALLQEIAQIEEASLSEMMVWSDKQDASGIVKELFRQLEDLDKEEALCYFASFLPIPVREKVKNQVLNRTGILNTIFPAAILGKGGKLIAKSRPVKKPDGTIDEGALKDNMERTAAMEMDYFAQILVRNTFEYIRSRFVIEESDVKKIVDVSCAIPEGRKESYTKGLMFGFSGDFLTALSILIPQIENAVRYLAVECGEPVYNMNEEGIEEVKPMHAVLELEGVKESLDEDLIFALNTIFCSKFGFNMRNNVAHGMLDDQAFQSFKALYIWWFALKFCYLFCGKLQEENRSKINKKLKQLMEKKDNMDEN; this is translated from the coding sequence ATGGCAGAAAAAATGGCAGAACAGATCGCAGAGATTTTAAAAGAACCTAATTTTCAAACGGCAGAGAAAGCACTGACAGATTTCTGCGGACCGATGGATGGGGAATTCAGGAATCTTCTGGTGGATATTATTGTGGAACGATGGATCGATACGCCTAAAGACGTACCATTTTCCTATGCCCGCAGCATTTGGAATCGGAAAGATATAAATAGAGAAGAGTATCAGGCATTGTTGGAGGAAATCCGAAGCTATCCCATCGCACCGATCAACAAGGCAAAGATATCGGATTTTTTATGGGTTGTGGAAAATGATTTCTCAAATGCTAAAATAGCAGAAACGGCTTATTGCGAACACTTGAAGAACACCGGTGCATTTGCAGATCATATCATGGCTATAAACCGGATCTTGTTTATCTCTAAAAAAATCCGAAGCAAGGAAATCAATGAAGAGGTGCGAAAGAATCTGCTGATAAAAGTATTAGAAGAGTATGATAACAGCAGCCATGCAAAAATTGGATATTTGATAAAAACTGCCATGGAGGAAAAAGTGGATACAGGATATCTGATCCCTTATGTGGAAAATATCTTGAAAACCTACGATGACAATAGCTGCGATGCACCGCTCATTGGTAAGTTTTGTGATCTGTTGGAAGAACTCTATTGCAGAAAAAATAACTGGCAGAAGAAAAAGTGTATTACTGAACCTAAACTGATTGCGATACGAAGACGTAAGATTCAGGCTGTCCGGATGGAGGCTGAATATGCCGGGGCCTCTTCTAAAGGAAATTTAATGAGAAAGATTCACTATTTGAAAGAGGTTATTCAGTTGTTAAAGACCATACAGGGTACAGAAGAAGAAAGAAAGGCACTGTTGCAGGAAATAGCACAGATAGAAGAAGCTTCCCTTTCGGAGATGATGGTATGGAGTGATAAACAGGATGCCAGCGGCATTGTAAAAGAACTGTTCCGCCAACTGGAAGATCTTGATAAAGAAGAGGCATTATGTTATTTTGCTTCATTTCTTCCGATTCCGGTAAGAGAAAAGGTAAAGAATCAAGTATTAAATAGGACTGGGATCCTGAACACGATATTTCCAGCGGCAATCCTTGGAAAAGGAGGAAAATTAATTGCTAAAAGCAGGCCTGTGAAAAAGCCTGATGGAACAATCGATGAAGGTGCGCTTAAGGATAATATGGAGCGGACAGCAGCCATGGAGATGGATTATTTTGCACAGATTCTGGTGAGAAATACGTTTGAATATATTCGTTCCAGATTTGTGATCGAAGAGAGTGATGTAAAAAAGATTGTAGATGTAAGTTGTGCGATTCCGGAGGGGAGAAAAGAATCGTATACCAAGGGTCTTATGTTTGGCTTTTCAGGAGATTTTTTGACGGCGCTAAGTATCCTGATTCCACAGATAGAAAATGCAGTAAGATATCTGGCAGTGGAATGTGGAGAACCTGTTTACAACATGAATGAAGAAGGGATTGAAGAAGTAAAACCAATGCACGCTGTCTTAGAATTGGAAGGAGTAAAAGAAAGCCTGGATGAAGACCTTATATTTGCTTTAAATACGATTTTCTGTTCAAAATTTGGATTTAACATGCGCAACAATGTGGCACATGGAATGCTGGATGATCAGGCATTCCAGAGCTTTAAAGCTTTGTATATCTGGTGGTTTGCACTGAAATTTTGCTATCTATTCTGCGGAAAATTACAGGAGGAGAATAGAAGCAAAATAAATAAAAAGCTGAAACAGCTGATGGAGAAGAAAGATAATATGGATGAGAATTAA
- a CDS encoding AraC family transcriptional regulator, which produces MIYNILENSDAVSGVTLKNSPNSSTLLLDRADGKGRMTFHTLFPGLTLAFIFVNAPVWPESDENSNLKPLLINYCVSGRSELLLDDGSYIYLKENDFCVSEQTAQKEYIFPTRQYQGIKIYFDLPLLLQSCGELLKSFSLDLPTLEKSYCGNHKTYINEADSELENIFQKLWRLSERPSAFLLQIYTLELLHRLLNMEIRPPKTCGFYTETQVEIAKRAAQILSDDLRQHIPVRQIAERFSVSETSLKNYFRGVYGQNISTWLREIRMNEAARLLSNTKRPIAEISEQVGYSNQGKFAAVFKKQLGLSPLEYRRFKNLEKY; this is translated from the coding sequence ATGATATACAACATTTTAGAAAACAGCGATGCTGTTTCTGGTGTGACCTTGAAAAACAGTCCAAATAGCAGCACATTGCTTTTGGATCGGGCAGATGGCAAGGGACGCATGACATTCCATACGCTCTTTCCGGGGCTGACTTTGGCTTTTATTTTTGTAAACGCTCCCGTATGGCCGGAGTCGGATGAAAATTCAAATCTAAAGCCTTTGCTGATTAACTATTGCGTTTCGGGCAGAAGTGAATTGCTTCTGGATGACGGCTCCTACATTTACCTGAAGGAAAATGATTTTTGTGTCAGTGAACAGACCGCACAGAAAGAATATATCTTTCCCACACGGCAATATCAGGGCATAAAAATATACTTTGACCTGCCACTTCTTTTACAGTCCTGCGGTGAACTTTTGAAATCTTTTTCACTTGACCTCCCTACGCTGGAAAAAAGTTATTGTGGCAACCATAAGACATATATCAACGAAGCGGACAGCGAGCTAGAAAATATATTTCAAAAACTCTGGCGGCTATCCGAAAGACCCTCTGCCTTCCTTTTGCAAATCTATACTCTTGAACTTCTCCACCGGCTTCTTAACATGGAAATCCGGCCTCCGAAAACTTGCGGCTTCTACACGGAAACACAGGTTGAAATTGCAAAAAGGGCGGCACAAATCCTTTCTGATGACCTTCGCCAGCACATCCCTGTAAGACAGATTGCAGAACGATTTTCGGTCAGTGAAACCAGCCTGAAAAATTATTTTAGAGGCGTATATGGACAGAATATATCCACCTGGCTGCGGGAAATCCGTATGAACGAAGCCGCAAGGCTTCTTTCGAACACAAAGCGTCCGATTGCCGAAATATCAGAACAGGTTGGCTATTCTAATCAAGGAAAATTTGCAGCTGTATTTAAAAAACAGCTTGGATTATCACCCTTAGAATATCGACGATTCAAAAATTTGGAAAAATACTAA
- a CDS encoding metal-dependent transcriptional regulator has translation MNLYASREDYLEAILVLYKKFGSVRSVDIARHMGVSKPSVCHAVNVLCDGGFLTKDDKHFISLTEEGRKVAEKIYERHKFFKEQLISAGVRPNIAETEACRIEHCISDESFLKLKEYREKGKG, from the coding sequence ATGAACCTTTATGCATCTCGAGAAGATTATTTAGAAGCAATTTTGGTTCTCTATAAAAAATTTGGAAGTGTCCGCTCGGTAGACATCGCTCGACACATGGGAGTATCAAAGCCAAGCGTATGCCATGCAGTTAATGTCTTATGTGATGGCGGTTTTCTTACAAAGGACGATAAGCACTTCATTTCTTTAACAGAGGAAGGGCGAAAGGTTGCGGAAAAAATTTATGAACGACATAAATTTTTTAAGGAGCAGCTTATATCTGCGGGAGTAAGACCTAATATAGCGGAAACGGAGGCCTGCCGTATTGAACACTGTATCAGTGACGAATCGTTTCTTAAACTAAAGGAATATCGAGAAAAAGGCAAGGGATGA
- a CDS encoding MptD family putative ECF transporter S component: protein MNNKLQGKDLINIGIFTAIYFIVIFAAASIGFIPIFIPLISVIVPLVGGIPMMLFFSKIKKFGMLTICGVLLGIIMLLTGMGWWCIPTGVIFGLISDFMMKACDYKNAKREVLIHGVFSMWVIGAFIPIVVTRDAYYQNLLPGYGQEYADTLMAYMPDWILPVLLIAAFVSGLVGGLIGRKIFKKHFERAGIV from the coding sequence ATGAACAACAAATTGCAAGGAAAGGACTTAATCAACATCGGTATTTTTACGGCGATTTACTTTATCGTCATTTTCGCAGCGGCGTCTATCGGTTTTATCCCGATCTTTATTCCGCTTATCAGCGTGATCGTGCCGCTTGTCGGCGGTATTCCGATGATGTTGTTCTTCTCCAAAATTAAGAAATTCGGTATGCTTACCATCTGCGGAGTGCTGCTGGGTATCATTATGCTGCTGACCGGCATGGGCTGGTGGTGCATCCCTACCGGGGTGATCTTCGGGCTGATTTCCGATTTTATGATGAAAGCCTGTGACTACAAAAATGCCAAGCGCGAAGTGTTGATTCACGGTGTTTTTTCCATGTGGGTAATCGGCGCCTTTATTCCCATCGTTGTGACGCGTGACGCTTACTATCAGAACCTGCTCCCCGGTTACGGTCAGGAATATGCCGACACGCTCATGGCTTATATGCCCGACTGGATTTTGCCGGTACTGCTTATTGCTGCTTTCGTCAGTGGTCTTGTCGGCGGCCTGATCGGACGGAAGATTTTCAAAAAGCACTTTGAGCGGGCGGGAATTGTGTAA